In one Moritella sp. 5 genomic region, the following are encoded:
- the pdxA gene encoding 4-hydroxythreonine-4-phosphate dehydrogenase PdxA, which yields MTHRIAITPGEPAGIGPDLVLELTKQDWPVELVLCADPELILSRAKILGKTIELIEYNPSIPAQPQRAGTLTIAPMKMAVPAEPGKLNETNGRYVLDTLQFACEKNMSAEFSAVVTGPVNKGIINKAGVSFSGHTEFFAQQSETADVVMLLATTGLRVALVTTHIPLAYVAKAITEERLSNIIRILHAEMKTKFGIEQPKIYVCGLNPHAGEDGHLGREEIEIISPTLMKLRDEGMDLTGPLPADTLFQPKYLNDADVVLAMYHDQGLPVLKSVGFGSSVNITLGLPFIRTSVDHGTAIELAGTGTADAGSMFTAVNQAIEMVEKHA from the coding sequence GTGACTCATCGAATAGCAATCACTCCAGGTGAGCCAGCTGGCATAGGTCCAGATCTTGTACTGGAATTAACGAAGCAAGACTGGCCAGTAGAGCTCGTACTTTGCGCAGATCCAGAACTCATTTTATCTCGAGCAAAAATACTGGGTAAAACGATTGAATTAATCGAATATAACCCAAGTATACCAGCACAGCCGCAACGTGCTGGCACCCTAACTATCGCACCAATGAAAATGGCAGTACCTGCAGAACCAGGTAAGCTTAATGAAACGAATGGCCGCTACGTATTAGATACTCTGCAATTCGCATGTGAAAAAAACATGTCTGCAGAGTTTAGCGCTGTCGTAACAGGACCTGTAAATAAAGGCATTATTAATAAAGCGGGTGTGTCTTTTAGTGGTCACACTGAGTTTTTTGCGCAGCAATCAGAAACCGCCGATGTGGTAATGCTACTTGCAACAACTGGATTACGAGTGGCATTAGTAACCACACATATTCCACTAGCGTATGTCGCAAAAGCGATAACAGAAGAGCGATTAAGTAATATTATTCGCATCCTTCACGCTGAAATGAAAACTAAATTTGGTATTGAACAACCAAAAATTTATGTATGTGGACTCAATCCACATGCAGGCGAAGATGGACATCTAGGTCGCGAAGAAATTGAAATAATTTCTCCGACGTTAATGAAACTTCGCGATGAGGGTATGGATTTGACAGGCCCCCTCCCTGCAGATACCTTGTTCCAACCTAAGTATCTTAACGATGCTGACGTTGTATTAGCAATGTATCATGACCAAGGATTACCGGTATTAAAATCGGTTGGTTTTGGCAGCTCAGTAAATATTACCCTGGGCTTACCTTTTATCCGTACATCAGTTGATCACGGTACTGCAATTGAACTTGCAGGTACTGGAACAGCCGACGCCGGCAGTAT
- the surA gene encoding peptidylprolyl isomerase SurA, whose translation MIKKVIKTLLSGVIVVASWQAQAELTKLDEVIAIVNEEVILASDVNALTSSVTKRATKAGQTLPSQEILTQQALDKLIIDSLQLQMAKKMGMRISNAQLDDTLNNIAKDNNQTVEQLRESILADGGNFNDYKEELRIQLLTNEVQRMQMRRRITISDQDVNNLLAIINEQGQKNIQYRVSHIMLRVPNEADSATMEALQTKIADIQTQLNAGEVFSSLALAVSAGPKALDGGDWGWMNINEMPTLFAEAVANAKKGDIIGPIRSGAGLHIIKITDMRGVETVMTKEVNARHILVKPSVILSDDKAKSLLNDYLARIKSGDADFAELAKAYSDDTGSALKGGELGWADPNIYVPAFKLALKDLKKGEISPAFRSSHGWHIVQLLDRRTQDTTDKANRQKAWQLLYNRRAAEESQAWLNELKQEAYIRILDNES comes from the coding sequence GTGATTAAAAAAGTAATTAAGACTCTATTATCCGGAGTCATAGTTGTAGCGAGCTGGCAAGCTCAGGCCGAGCTAACTAAGCTCGATGAAGTGATTGCGATTGTTAATGAAGAAGTTATTTTAGCGAGTGATGTCAACGCATTAACAAGCTCGGTAACGAAACGAGCAACAAAAGCAGGCCAAACTTTACCGTCGCAAGAGATACTGACCCAGCAAGCGTTAGATAAACTCATCATTGATAGCCTACAGTTACAAATGGCAAAGAAAATGGGCATGCGTATTAGTAATGCTCAGCTCGATGATACGTTAAACAATATTGCGAAAGATAATAACCAAACCGTTGAACAGCTGCGTGAAAGCATCCTTGCGGACGGTGGTAATTTTAACGACTATAAAGAAGAACTACGCATTCAGTTATTAACCAACGAAGTGCAGCGTATGCAAATGCGTCGTCGTATCACCATTTCGGATCAAGACGTTAATAACCTACTTGCGATCATCAACGAACAGGGACAGAAAAATATACAATATCGTGTAAGTCATATCATGCTACGTGTCCCTAACGAAGCAGATAGTGCGACAATGGAAGCATTACAAACTAAAATTGCCGATATACAAACACAGCTAAATGCAGGCGAAGTATTTTCAAGTCTCGCTTTAGCCGTCTCTGCAGGTCCAAAAGCGCTTGATGGTGGCGATTGGGGCTGGATGAATATCAATGAAATGCCGACACTATTTGCAGAAGCAGTGGCCAATGCCAAAAAAGGTGACATCATAGGCCCAATCCGCAGTGGAGCTGGATTGCATATCATCAAAATTACCGATATGCGTGGCGTAGAAACGGTAATGACAAAAGAAGTCAATGCACGGCATATTCTGGTTAAACCATCAGTAATCTTAAGCGACGACAAAGCGAAATCATTATTAAATGATTATTTAGCCCGAATTAAATCAGGTGATGCGGACTTTGCTGAACTCGCGAAAGCCTATTCAGATGACACAGGCTCTGCCCTCAAAGGCGGTGAATTGGGCTGGGCAGATCCAAATATCTATGTACCTGCATTTAAATTAGCGCTAAAAGACTTGAAGAAAGGTGAAATTAGCCCTGCATTTCGTTCTAGCCATGGCTGGCACATAGTACAACTACTTGATAGACGTACACAAGATACGACAGATAAAGCAAATCGCCAAAAAGCATGGCAATTGTTGTATAATCGTCGTGCAGCTGAAGAAAGCCAAGCTTGGTTAAATGAATTAAAACAAGAAGCTTATATTCGTATTTTAGATAATGAATCGTAA